The Agromyces hippuratus genome has a window encoding:
- a CDS encoding GmrSD restriction endonuclease domain-containing protein — translation METFKRTPLQLFNLPQHFLIPLFQRPYVWREEEQWAPLWNDIRRITELRIAEPSSNASHFLGAVVIQSHEAQSRRLTTWNVIDGQQRLTTLQTLADATCALLAEAGHLKLAGQLERLTHNDEIFVEEGDSRLKVRHLNKDRAAFDEVMSAEPPVDHADLSNAGSQIVAAHAYFSTVVEQWLGVAEGDAYAIKARELTAVLLDGLQLVSIELDASENSQEIFETLNARGTPLTAADLVRNFVFQRLEAEGGDTARAYREDWPFETKFWMKDVSVGRNFVSRSSLFLNQWLIARTGEEVSPQATFNRFKSYVELESGQSMDDLLPVIKLQAQQYESWTEAANRPGGSLNATEMAVYRMQAGGIELLRPLLIWLHEPGKNLPTETIDRIIQAAESWVVRRQLLRLSGSSLGRVVAEVIAAYSRVPSTDLPERIIGHLARLNVTTTYWPGDEELRRALATEAAYSRLPRGRLRMVLEATEDYFRAETGQPQIERKGYPIEHLLPRSWKETWPVGTPDEVEIRQAHVHVLGNLTLLTRSLNSKVSNGPWSAKRSALQDHNTITLTGRVIKRTEQEDWDEKLIDERTMALVDALSRIWPVPEGHHGKVVDPQTKAGDWVELKHLMEAGLLVTGDRLIATHRDYKGKEGVLTADGAIELDGKRYTTPSAAGRALRTRATNGWYFWAVADGRRLRDVRTEFQNSMPADEELTFDVK, via the coding sequence GTGGAGACTTTCAAGCGAACACCGCTGCAGTTGTTCAACTTGCCGCAGCACTTTCTGATCCCCTTGTTCCAACGGCCATATGTCTGGCGAGAGGAGGAGCAGTGGGCGCCTCTATGGAACGATATCCGCCGTATCACGGAGCTTCGGATCGCTGAGCCCAGCTCAAACGCTAGTCACTTTCTCGGGGCAGTCGTGATTCAGTCTCATGAAGCTCAGAGCAGGCGGCTGACGACGTGGAACGTGATCGATGGGCAGCAGCGCTTGACGACGTTGCAGACCCTCGCCGACGCGACCTGTGCTCTCCTCGCTGAGGCCGGGCACCTGAAGCTGGCCGGCCAGCTTGAACGACTTACGCACAACGACGAGATATTTGTCGAGGAGGGCGACAGCCGCCTCAAGGTACGCCACCTCAACAAGGACCGGGCCGCGTTTGACGAGGTGATGTCTGCCGAGCCACCGGTTGACCACGCTGATCTGTCGAATGCAGGTTCTCAAATCGTCGCGGCGCACGCCTACTTCTCCACGGTCGTCGAGCAATGGCTGGGCGTGGCCGAAGGGGATGCCTATGCGATCAAGGCGAGGGAACTCACCGCGGTCCTGCTTGACGGCCTTCAGCTCGTCTCCATCGAGCTCGATGCCTCGGAGAATTCGCAGGAGATCTTCGAGACGCTGAACGCTCGTGGAACGCCACTCACCGCCGCCGATCTGGTGCGCAACTTCGTGTTTCAGCGCCTAGAAGCTGAAGGGGGCGATACGGCGAGGGCTTATAGGGAGGATTGGCCGTTCGAGACGAAGTTCTGGATGAAGGACGTCAGCGTGGGCCGCAATTTCGTCAGCCGCAGCTCGCTGTTCCTCAATCAGTGGCTCATTGCGCGGACGGGCGAGGAGGTCAGTCCGCAGGCGACGTTCAATCGGTTCAAGTCGTACGTCGAGCTGGAGTCTGGGCAGTCCATGGATGACCTGCTGCCCGTGATCAAGTTGCAGGCGCAGCAATACGAATCGTGGACGGAGGCGGCCAACCGGCCGGGCGGGAGCCTGAACGCTACTGAAATGGCTGTGTACCGAATGCAGGCCGGAGGGATTGAGCTCCTCCGGCCGCTCCTCATCTGGCTGCATGAGCCGGGCAAGAACCTTCCGACGGAGACCATCGACAGGATTATCCAAGCGGCTGAGAGCTGGGTCGTCCGCCGCCAACTTCTCCGTCTCTCTGGCAGCAGCCTTGGTCGCGTTGTCGCTGAGGTCATCGCGGCATACTCAAGGGTGCCAAGCACTGATCTCCCGGAGCGGATTATTGGCCACCTTGCGCGACTCAACGTCACCACGACCTACTGGCCTGGCGACGAGGAACTTCGGCGGGCGTTGGCTACCGAGGCTGCATACTCGCGGCTGCCACGAGGGCGACTCCGGATGGTCCTCGAAGCCACTGAGGACTACTTCCGCGCGGAGACCGGGCAACCGCAGATCGAGCGAAAGGGCTACCCAATTGAGCACCTCCTTCCCCGATCGTGGAAAGAGACATGGCCAGTGGGAACTCCCGATGAGGTCGAAATCCGGCAGGCGCACGTCCACGTCCTCGGTAACCTGACCCTCCTGACCAGGTCGCTCAACTCAAAGGTCTCGAACGGCCCGTGGTCTGCAAAGCGGTCGGCTCTGCAGGACCACAACACAATCACCCTCACCGGACGCGTAATCAAGCGCACCGAGCAGGAGGACTGGGACGAGAAGTTGATCGACGAGCGAACCATGGCCTTGGTCGATGCTCTGTCCCGCATCTGGCCCGTCCCGGAAGGTCACCACGGCAAGGTCGTCGACCCGCAGACCAAAGCTGGAGACTGGGTTGAACTCAAGCACCTCATGGAGGCGGGCCTCCTCGTAACGGGCGACAGGCTCATAGCGACCCACCGGGACTACAAGGGCAAGGAAGGCGTCCTGACCGCTGATGGTGCCATCGAGTTGGACGGCAAGCGGTACACGACGCCGTCGGCTGCCGGGCGCGCGTTGCGAACGCGCGCGACGAACGGGTGGTACTTCTGGGCGGTGGCAGATGGCCGCAGGCTACGAGACGTCCGCACGGAATTCCAGAACTCTATGCCCGCAGACGAGGAATTGACGTTCGACGTCAAGTAG
- a CDS encoding coiled-coil domain-containing protein: MAGFWGKRKREEQELNAQDAVLAQRAGTALVAADERVRVTADELAFADAELGHDATAELSTALTAVKQHLGEAFRLNQLNHDEIPDTAEELRQRNARIVQLCDWAEDVLDDHMSTLADKIARARRAPEIIAGVRADAARLRTRIPHARETIDRLAARYAPEALAQVEANPAQAEQLLGFAEHSAGVAERRREAGQREQANLALEASTESVRRAATLLDAVETFEVEALRAESTLSAIIEDSRGDLAVAQKEPQTPAVTAAIAALRGALAALPAAGVNTDPFAQLSSLRDANSGLDTAIAAARERAARPIPPLEHVHHAIDDADRQLAVARDVIAGHRGWIGADARTRLAESERVRVDLDRFLGTPAATVSVIGEDHREQAMLMARRVAHLAAEALQLAQRDIDSSRPQDPGQWGGDGWGGGGRRSGGGDMMGGILGGLVIGSILDGIFD; encoded by the coding sequence ATGGCCGGATTCTGGGGCAAGCGAAAGCGCGAAGAGCAAGAACTCAACGCTCAAGATGCGGTGCTGGCGCAGCGGGCGGGCACGGCTCTCGTCGCCGCCGACGAGCGCGTGCGCGTCACCGCCGACGAGCTCGCCTTCGCCGACGCCGAGCTCGGCCACGACGCGACCGCCGAGCTGAGCACCGCGCTCACCGCGGTGAAGCAGCACCTGGGCGAGGCGTTCCGGCTGAACCAGCTGAACCACGACGAGATTCCCGACACCGCCGAAGAGCTGCGGCAGCGCAACGCCCGCATCGTGCAGCTCTGCGACTGGGCCGAAGACGTGCTCGACGACCACATGTCGACCCTCGCCGACAAGATCGCGCGAGCGCGCCGGGCTCCCGAGATCATCGCCGGAGTGCGAGCGGATGCCGCGCGCCTCCGCACCCGCATTCCCCACGCCCGCGAGACCATCGACCGGCTTGCTGCCCGCTACGCGCCCGAGGCGCTCGCCCAGGTGGAGGCCAACCCCGCTCAGGCGGAGCAGTTGCTCGGATTCGCCGAGCACAGCGCCGGAGTCGCCGAGCGTCGCCGTGAGGCCGGGCAGCGCGAGCAGGCCAACCTCGCGCTCGAGGCGTCGACCGAGTCGGTGCGCCGCGCTGCGACCCTGCTCGACGCCGTCGAGACCTTCGAGGTAGAGGCGCTGCGCGCCGAGTCGACGCTGTCGGCGATCATCGAGGACTCCCGCGGCGACCTCGCCGTTGCCCAGAAGGAGCCCCAGACGCCCGCGGTCACGGCCGCGATCGCCGCGCTGCGGGGTGCCCTCGCCGCTCTCCCCGCGGCCGGCGTCAACACGGACCCGTTCGCGCAGCTCAGTAGCCTCCGCGATGCGAACTCCGGGCTGGATACCGCGATCGCCGCGGCTCGCGAGCGCGCTGCGCGCCCGATCCCGCCGCTCGAGCACGTGCATCACGCCATCGACGACGCCGACCGGCAGCTCGCCGTCGCTCGCGACGTCATCGCCGGCCACCGCGGCTGGATCGGCGCCGACGCCCGCACCCGCCTCGCCGAGTCCGAGCGCGTGCGGGTCGACCTCGACCGCTTCCTCGGCACGCCCGCGGCGACGGTCTCCGTCATCGGCGAGGACCACCGTGAGCAGGCGATGCTGATGGCCCGACGTGTCGCGCACCTCGCGGCCGAGGCGCTGCAGCTCGCGCAGCGCGACATCGACTCGTCACGCCCGCAGGATCCCGGTCAGTGGGGCGGCGATGGCTGGGGCGGCGGCGGTCGACGCAGCGGTGGCGGCGACATGATGGGCGGCATCCTTGGCGGCCTCGTCATCGGAAGCATCCTCGACGGCATCTTCGACTGA
- a CDS encoding MFS transporter produces the protein MSTPRALRPLRNPAYRWLAAALVSSLVGSGIWLVALVWQIVEIGGGAAELSLVAGASAIGMLLTTLLGGALADRIPQRRILLVVEVVRTASIGIVALLSLTCTLAVWQLAAVALVGGIMAGLYYPAYSALLPSVVPEDQLLAANGFEGMARPVLMQAAGPALASALIAVSSPGAALAVAALTGAAAVGCLVKVPDLPLRGGQAGDHGEQSEASSGGSRHPALALLVDVREGFVYMARTPWLLGTLGFASLLILLIMGPFEVLVPFVIKDSAGGGPQEHALILAAFGIGGAVGSMVVASLKLPRRYLTVMNLLWAFGCLPLAVFGMTDQIWLMVIAAFAVGAAFNGGVVIWGTLLQRRVPPAMLGRVSSLDFFVSLAFMPVSMAIAGPAGETVGLPVVFLIAGVAPLVIGVVAIVAARMTRDEIAHPLDALPVEPVETQPAAGLLVEPVETQPADALPVEPVETHPERLLPVNA, from the coding sequence GTGTCGACTCCCCGGGCTCTTCGGCCGCTGCGCAACCCCGCCTATCGCTGGCTCGCGGCGGCCCTCGTGTCATCCCTCGTCGGTTCCGGCATCTGGCTGGTCGCGCTCGTCTGGCAGATCGTCGAGATCGGCGGCGGCGCGGCCGAGCTCTCGCTCGTCGCGGGCGCGTCGGCCATCGGCATGCTGCTGACGACGCTGCTCGGCGGTGCGCTCGCCGACCGCATCCCGCAGCGGAGGATCCTGCTCGTCGTCGAGGTCGTGCGCACCGCGAGCATCGGCATCGTCGCACTGCTGTCGCTCACGTGCACCCTCGCGGTCTGGCAGCTCGCCGCGGTCGCCCTCGTCGGCGGCATCATGGCCGGGCTGTACTACCCGGCCTATTCGGCGCTGCTGCCGAGCGTCGTACCTGAAGACCAGCTGCTCGCCGCCAACGGATTCGAGGGCATGGCCCGGCCCGTGCTCATGCAGGCGGCCGGTCCGGCGCTCGCAAGCGCGCTCATCGCCGTCTCGTCGCCCGGTGCGGCACTCGCGGTCGCCGCGCTGACGGGCGCTGCGGCGGTCGGATGCCTCGTGAAGGTGCCCGACCTGCCGCTGCGGGGCGGGCAGGCTGGCGACCACGGCGAGCAGTCCGAGGCGAGCAGCGGCGGCTCGCGGCATCCGGCCCTCGCATTGCTCGTCGACGTGCGCGAGGGCTTCGTCTACATGGCCCGCACGCCCTGGCTGCTCGGCACGCTCGGGTTCGCGTCGCTCCTGATCCTCTTGATCATGGGGCCGTTCGAGGTGCTCGTGCCGTTCGTGATCAAGGATTCCGCCGGCGGCGGCCCGCAGGAGCACGCGCTGATTCTCGCGGCGTTCGGCATCGGCGGTGCGGTCGGCTCGATGGTCGTCGCCTCCCTCAAGCTGCCGCGTCGGTACCTGACGGTGATGAACCTGCTGTGGGCATTCGGATGCCTCCCGCTCGCGGTCTTCGGAATGACCGATCAGATCTGGCTCATGGTGATCGCGGCGTTCGCCGTGGGTGCGGCGTTCAACGGCGGCGTCGTGATCTGGGGCACGCTGCTGCAGCGCCGGGTGCCGCCGGCCATGCTCGGGCGGGTCTCGAGCCTCGACTTCTTCGTCTCGCTCGCGTTCATGCCCGTGTCGATGGCCATCGCCGGGCCGGCGGGGGAGACGGTCGGACTGCCCGTGGTGTTCCTGATCGCGGGGGTCGCCCCGCTCGTGATCGGCGTGGTCGCGATCGTGGCGGCGCGGATGACGCGCGACGAGATCGCGCATCCGCTCGACGCTCTGCCGGTTGAGCCTGTCGAAACCCAGCCCGCCGCGGGACTGCTGGTTGAGCCTGTCGAAACCCAGCCCGCCGATGCTCTGCCGGTTGAGCCTGTCGAAACCCACCCCGAGCGCCTGCTCCCCGTCAACGCCTGA
- a CDS encoding pyridoxamine 5'-phosphate oxidase family protein produces MQSDTAAAPESPPEMARRLIEQNTYLTLATADADGRPWASPVWFAARGLSEFFWVSRTARRHSHNIAARPEVALVVFDSTAPVGRAEAVYVDAVAQQVDEADLAAALAVYSGCSVEQGLPAWDAAAVTGDAPHRLYVARATEVFVLDETEGRVSVPVE; encoded by the coding sequence ATGCAGAGCGATACGGCAGCGGCCCCTGAATCGCCGCCGGAGATGGCGCGGCGCCTGATCGAGCAGAACACCTACCTCACCCTCGCCACTGCCGACGCCGACGGGCGCCCGTGGGCGAGCCCCGTCTGGTTCGCGGCGCGCGGCCTCTCCGAGTTCTTCTGGGTCTCCCGCACCGCTCGGCGGCACTCGCACAACATCGCAGCGCGGCCCGAAGTCGCGCTCGTCGTGTTCGACTCGACGGCACCCGTGGGTCGGGCCGAAGCCGTGTACGTCGATGCGGTCGCGCAGCAGGTCGACGAGGCCGACCTCGCGGCAGCGCTCGCGGTCTACAGCGGGTGCTCGGTGGAGCAAGGGCTGCCGGCTTGGGATGCCGCGGCGGTCACCGGTGATGCCCCGCACCGCCTGTACGTGGCGCGCGCCACCGAGGTGTTCGTGCTCGACGAGACGGAGGGGCGGGTCAGCGTTCCGGTGGAGTGA